A region from the Vicia villosa cultivar HV-30 ecotype Madison, WI linkage group LG3, Vvil1.0, whole genome shotgun sequence genome encodes:
- the LOC131655417 gene encoding transcription factor bHLH137-like isoform X1, with translation MAAFSYQYNPFLVDHSHSPFMFNINTTSPLPHPQFHPLHQDIINCVDHQSSKVTTITDNEPSSLTKNLSPQSSMVLDKLETGDEQVTQKINPMEKKRRTRNNGPSSNNPKSHEIAAEGRNKKQKKNKEEKKDERKCLDEPPTGYIHVRARRGQATDSHSLAERVRREKISERMKKLQQLVPGCDKVTGKALMLDEIINYVQSLQNQVEFLSMKLTSVNPMFYEMATDLETFMVRPDKLNNLASPSPLSSSVSHCNSPKQGTAYADTTTMNTPTNIFQTTTDYNHLLDTSASVFLQGQRSNVVSEDGSHFWEVEDQRQKFLNSHGFNNNLCSFSLI, from the exons ATGGCAGCTTTTTCATATCAATACAATCCTTTCCTCGTTGATCACTCACACTCACCATTCAtgttcaacataaacactacCTCTCCTCTTCCTCATCCTCAGTTTCATCCTCTTCATCAAGATATTATTAACTGTGTTGATCATCAAAGCTCCAAAGTTACTACCATCACTGACAATGAACCTTCTTCTCTCACCAAAAACCTTAGTCCTCAGTCCTCCATGGTATTGGACAAGCTCGAAACCGGCGACGAGCAGGTTACTCAGAAAATTAATCCTatggagaagaaaagaagaaccaGAAACAATGGACCTTCCTCAAATAACCCTAAATCTcat GAAATTGCAGCAGAAGGGAGAAACAAAAAACAGAAGAAaaacaaagaagagaaaaaagatgAGAGAAAATGTTTGGATGAGCCTCCAACTGGTTACATCCACGTCAGAGCAAGAAGAGGTCAGGCCACTGATAGCCACAGCCTTGCTGAAAGG gtaagaagagagaaaataagtGAAAGGATGAAGAAGTTGCAACAACTTGTGCCAGGCTGTGATAAG GTCACTGGAAAAGCCCTTATGTTagatgaaataatcaattatgtTCAGTCTTTACAAAATCAAGTAGAG ttTTTATCAATGAAACTTACTTCTGTGAATCCAATGTTCTATGAGATGGCAACAGACCTAGAGACTTTCATGGTTAGACCAGAT AAACTAAATAACTTAGCATCACCATCACCACTATCATCATCAGTGTCACATTGCAACAGTCCCAAACAAGGCACAGCTTATGCTGATACAACCACCATGAATACTCCAACCAACATTTTCCAAACTACTACTGATTACAACCACCTTTTGGATACTTCAGCTTCAGTTTTTCTTCAAGGACAGAGATCAAATGTTGTTTCTGAG GATGGTAGCCATTTTTGGGAGGTAGAAGATCAACGACAAAAGTTTCTTAATTCACATGGATTCAACAACAACTTATGTTCattttcattaatttaa
- the LOC131655417 gene encoding transcription factor bHLH137-like isoform X2, with protein sequence MAAFSYQYNPFLVDHSHSPFMFNINTTSPLPHPQFHPLHQDIINCVDHQSSKVTTITDNEPSSLTKNLSPQSSMVLDKLETGDEQVTQKINPMEKKRRTRNNGPSSNNPKSHEIAAEGRNKKQKKNKEEKKDERKCLDEPPTGYIHVRARRGQATDSHSLAERVRREKISERMKKLQQLVPGCDKVTGKALMLDEIINYVQSLQNQVEFLSMKLTSVNPMFYEMATDLETFMKLNNLASPSPLSSSVSHCNSPKQGTAYADTTTMNTPTNIFQTTTDYNHLLDTSASVFLQGQRSNVVSEDGSHFWEVEDQRQKFLNSHGFNNNLCSFSLI encoded by the exons ATGGCAGCTTTTTCATATCAATACAATCCTTTCCTCGTTGATCACTCACACTCACCATTCAtgttcaacataaacactacCTCTCCTCTTCCTCATCCTCAGTTTCATCCTCTTCATCAAGATATTATTAACTGTGTTGATCATCAAAGCTCCAAAGTTACTACCATCACTGACAATGAACCTTCTTCTCTCACCAAAAACCTTAGTCCTCAGTCCTCCATGGTATTGGACAAGCTCGAAACCGGCGACGAGCAGGTTACTCAGAAAATTAATCCTatggagaagaaaagaagaaccaGAAACAATGGACCTTCCTCAAATAACCCTAAATCTcat GAAATTGCAGCAGAAGGGAGAAACAAAAAACAGAAGAAaaacaaagaagagaaaaaagatgAGAGAAAATGTTTGGATGAGCCTCCAACTGGTTACATCCACGTCAGAGCAAGAAGAGGTCAGGCCACTGATAGCCACAGCCTTGCTGAAAGG gtaagaagagagaaaataagtGAAAGGATGAAGAAGTTGCAACAACTTGTGCCAGGCTGTGATAAG GTCACTGGAAAAGCCCTTATGTTagatgaaataatcaattatgtTCAGTCTTTACAAAATCAAGTAGAG ttTTTATCAATGAAACTTACTTCTGTGAATCCAATGTTCTATGAGATGGCAACAGACCTAGAGACTTTCATG AAACTAAATAACTTAGCATCACCATCACCACTATCATCATCAGTGTCACATTGCAACAGTCCCAAACAAGGCACAGCTTATGCTGATACAACCACCATGAATACTCCAACCAACATTTTCCAAACTACTACTGATTACAACCACCTTTTGGATACTTCAGCTTCAGTTTTTCTTCAAGGACAGAGATCAAATGTTGTTTCTGAG GATGGTAGCCATTTTTGGGAGGTAGAAGATCAACGACAAAAGTTTCTTAATTCACATGGATTCAACAACAACTTATGTTCattttcattaatttaa